The following DNA comes from Methanomassiliicoccales archaeon.
TAAGAGTCTCATTGAGAAATTGGGTAGCGTTGGATTCACCCCAGAAGAAGCAATTTCTGAGTTTATCGACAATGCGCTGGACGCAAAATATGATAACGTTTCTGGTTCTGAAATTATACCTGGAAAAATCACCGTGACTATTGACTTAAATCATGATTCAATCGAAATAAGAGATACATCCGCTGGAATTTTAGATTTTGACAATTGTCTCAAAGCGGCCAGGTCTGACAAAATCTCCGGGAATACTCTAGGGTCTTTCGGTCTCGGTTTGAAAACAGCATCTATGAGCTTGGGGAGACGCTTGTTTATAGAAAGCAAAAGAATACATGAACCTATCGGCCACAGGACTGTTTTGGATATCGATGAATGGAAAGAAACTTCAGATTGGATTATAAAAGTCGAAGACTTCGATGCTCCCGTGAGCGATCACTATACTCATATCAAGATAGACAGACTGCATGTCGATCCATTACTATATGAAGAGGAGCTTATTGATGGACTCGCTGAAAGATTTGATGCTTTTCTAGAGGAGGATGTACTCGAAATAAATATCAATGGGAAGACTATAACACCAGAAAAACGAATTTTCCTATCAGAGGATGATCCAAGTCTAATTAATGCCATTGAATCGACCGGTCTTAAAAATTTCAAAAAAAGAAAGGTGTTTAAATTCAATATTGGTTCTATGTCAATATCAGGATGGGTCGATCTGCTTGAAAAAAGATCAATGTCGAGCAAATTTGGTTTTCATTTGTACCGAGGAAGGAGATTAATAACGGGCTACGAGAAGATAGGGATTAGAGATCATCCTAGTCATGCGAACATTTTTGGACATATCTATCTACCAATAGATTTTCCGGTTTCCTTCACAAAAAACAAAGTAGAGGTCCAAAGAAAAGAATACAAGATGCTTAAGGATAAAATGAAAGAAATAACATCAGATCACACGAGAATTAGTTCATTCATGGCTCAGGAAAAGGCACCAGTTGTTGAGCCAAAAGTCGATAAAGATCTAAAAAAGAGCCTTGATGTATTGACCGAAGCTTTGAAAGAGTGTCCGGCTCTCTCAGGTATATTTCCGGAGGAGCGACGAAGAGCCTTAGAAAGAGAGGCTCATGGCTTTGGCGAAGTTCCTTCCGAGACCCGAAGACCCCCAATTAATGAAACAGCAACTAGACCTGTTCCTAAAAATTCGAGGGCTAGAAATCCAGCGAAAGACAAGCCGAAGCAACTTAAGGACTTCTGGTTTGTAAATTTAGATGGATTTAAGTTAAAACTCTATCACGACTGGATAGAAATCGATGAGCCCAGAATGTGGTATTCTAATCTAGACCAATCAGATAAGATCCCAGAGCTAACAGTTGAAACGAACGTTAGTTTCGAGGCTTATAAACTAACTACAGATAAGGTATTTTATGCTACATCGAATGTAATAATGGCTCTTTCAAGAGTCGTAATGTCATTGGCGGATCCATCTAAACTTGGGAATCGTGATATAGTGGATTTATCCGAGGAAATATACCTTGCGTGGGGCCGAAAAATAAAGAGCAAGATCAAGGAGAGCGAATAATTTGCAAACGAGTCAGATTCGTAGAGTTAGAAAAGAACGACGCTGCGATGAATGCCTCCGCGTTATTCGTGCTGGTGAGACCGCATACATTAGATACCATAAACGGTATCCAGCTACCTATTGCATTGAGTGCTACGAGAAAAGAAGAGAAAAATGGGAATCATGGAGAAACTCGGAGGAAAAGGAAGAACTAGTCCTAAATCTGCTCTCCAATGGTCCGGTTCCAGCACGTAAGCTTGCAGATGCCCTAGGTCACAACTATCTCGCAGTTATAAGAAAACTGGGCCTAAAAGGACATCTCATCAAGCGCAAGGAAACGAAAGACCCAATAAGCGGAAAGAGAGTCACTTACTACTATCTTCATGATCAGAAATAAAGAAAAGTCAATCATCAAAATTCATCATTTGCAAAACGGATTTACTTGATTTTATTCGTTACAGAACCTGGCTGACAGTCAAGCTTTTTGATTTATTTCGATATCTTCTTAGGAAGTAATGGACCTGAGATTGAAAGAATATAACCATCGATGAATTTTCGATTAAATGGCCGTGGCTGGAAAGAGATATGATCCGGGCATCATCTAAATTGCGATTTATCGTTCCA
Coding sequences within:
- a CDS encoding ATP-binding protein; this encodes MVFKEDPWSWGSMRSVDITPDKSLIEKLGSVGFTPEEAISEFIDNALDAKYDNVSGSEIIPGKITVTIDLNHDSIEIRDTSAGILDFDNCLKAARSDKISGNTLGSFGLGLKTASMSLGRRLFIESKRIHEPIGHRTVLDIDEWKETSDWIIKVEDFDAPVSDHYTHIKIDRLHVDPLLYEEELIDGLAERFDAFLEEDVLEININGKTITPEKRIFLSEDDPSLINAIESTGLKNFKKRKVFKFNIGSMSISGWVDLLEKRSMSSKFGFHLYRGRRLITGYEKIGIRDHPSHANIFGHIYLPIDFPVSFTKNKVEVQRKEYKMLKDKMKEITSDHTRISSFMAQEKAPVVEPKVDKDLKKSLDVLTEALKECPALSGIFPEERRRALEREAHGFGEVPSETRRPPINETATRPVPKNSRARNPAKDKPKQLKDFWFVNLDGFKLKLYHDWIEIDEPRMWYSNLDQSDKIPELTVETNVSFEAYKLTTDKVFYATSNVIMALSRVVMSLADPSKLGNRDIVDLSEEIYLAWGRKIKSKIKESE